A portion of the Cellulophaga algicola DSM 14237 genome contains these proteins:
- a CDS encoding RNA polymerase sigma factor, producing MDKPTDKLQESIAKAKAGNQIAFSLLLDSFWNDVYSFQLQRTKNENDAEDITIQTFSKAFDKINTYDESYQFKTWLITISKNIHVDLIRKSKRNILEKTDSSADAIKKVLDDSPSAEDQLINQQNLATLLEHIKGLKPHYQKVINLRYFNELSYADIATLLNEPINNVKVKLLRAKKLLASAIKGAKS from the coding sequence TTGGACAAACCCACAGACAAATTACAAGAATCCATAGCAAAAGCTAAAGCAGGAAATCAGATTGCTTTTAGTTTGTTGTTAGATTCTTTTTGGAATGATGTGTACAGTTTTCAACTACAACGCACCAAAAATGAAAATGACGCTGAAGACATTACCATTCAAACATTTTCAAAAGCTTTTGACAAAATAAACACGTATGACGAAAGCTATCAGTTTAAAACTTGGCTGATTACTATTTCTAAAAATATTCATGTAGATCTTATCAGAAAAAGTAAGCGTAATATTTTAGAAAAAACCGACAGTAGCGCTGATGCTATAAAAAAAGTATTAGATGACAGTCCTTCTGCAGAAGATCAACTCATAAATCAGCAAAATCTTGCTACACTCCTAGAGCATATTAAAGGGCTAAAGCCACATTATCAAAAAGTAATTAATCTCAGATATTTTAATGAGCTAAGCTATGCTGATATAGCGACGTTACTTAATGAACCCATTAACAATGTAAAAGTCAAACTTTTAAGAGCAAAAAAACTTTTAGCATCCGCGATTAAAGGTGCTAAATCTTAA
- the gap gene encoding type I glyceraldehyde-3-phosphate dehydrogenase: MKQINIGINGFGRIGRTFFRLLQAHPNLNVVAINDLANTETLAHLLKYDSIHGIFPYKISHTEDTITIETSKTIQILNQSSPEDIDWGKYNVDIVVEATGKFKSREQLNAHLKNGAKKVILSVPPDDDSIKMIVIGVNDHLLTAEDHIISNASCTTNNAAPMIKVINDLCGVEQAYITTIHSYTTDQSLHDQPHRDLRRARAAGQSIVPTTTGAAKALTKIFPELDGLIGGCGIRVPVPNGSLTDITFNVKKETSIEEINNTFKEISENSLKNILFYTEDPIVSIDVNNSCYSCTFDSLMTSVLGKMVKIIGWYDNETGYSSRLIDLIKLIQDKSYL; this comes from the coding sequence ATGAAACAAATTAACATCGGTATCAATGGTTTTGGTAGAATTGGTAGAACATTTTTTAGACTGCTTCAAGCACATCCTAACTTAAATGTTGTTGCTATAAATGATTTAGCAAATACCGAGACTTTAGCTCATTTATTAAAATATGATAGTATCCATGGTATTTTCCCTTACAAAATAAGCCATACTGAAGATACAATTACGATAGAGACATCTAAAACAATACAGATACTCAACCAATCTTCACCAGAAGATATAGATTGGGGCAAGTATAACGTAGATATTGTCGTAGAAGCTACAGGGAAATTTAAATCAAGAGAACAGTTAAATGCGCACCTAAAAAACGGAGCTAAAAAGGTGATCTTATCGGTTCCACCAGACGATGACAGTATTAAAATGATTGTTATTGGTGTAAACGATCATCTACTTACGGCAGAAGACCATATTATTTCAAATGCTTCGTGCACTACAAATAATGCGGCTCCAATGATAAAAGTAATTAATGACCTCTGTGGCGTAGAACAAGCGTATATAACTACGATTCATTCTTACACCACAGATCAAAGCTTACATGATCAACCGCATAGAGATTTAAGAAGAGCTCGTGCTGCAGGCCAATCTATAGTACCTACCACTACTGGTGCGGCTAAAGCATTAACTAAGATATTTCCTGAATTAGACGGTCTTATTGGTGGCTGCGGTATACGTGTTCCTGTACCAAACGGATCATTAACAGATATTACTTTTAACGTAAAAAAAGAAACTAGTATTGAAGAAATAAATAATACATTTAAGGAGATTTCTGAAAATTCTCTAAAAAATATACTTTTTTACACTGAAGATCCTATAGTTTCTATAGATGTAAACAATAGTTGCTACTCTTGTACGTTTGATTCTCTAATGACATCTGTCTTAGGAAAAATGGTTAAAATCATTGGTTGGTACGATAACGAAACAGGATACAGCAGCAGATTAATAGATTTAATTAAATTGATCCAAGACAAATCATACCTTTGA
- a CDS encoding Nif3-like dinuclear metal center hexameric protein, translating to MIVKQVIAILEELAPLAYAEDFDNIGLLVGDQQSEVSGILVTLDTLENVVDEAIATNCNLIVSFHPIIFSGLKKITGANYVQRVVIKAIQNNISIYSMHTALDNSDQGVNAKICEVLGLQNSKILIPQKGTIKKLSTYVPKNDAEQLKKILYKAGAGNIGNYSNCSFTVDGVGSYKANEKAKPIKGEIGKTHFEEETQISITFEKAVEQNVIKVLLEHHPYEEVAYELTTLENTNQNIGIGMYGTFVNSMPESQFLDFLKEKMEVKCIRHSNLLGKPVKTVAVLGGSGSFAISAAKAVNADVFITADLKYHQFYEAEGKILLADIGHYETEQFTKNLLVDYLTKKIPNFAVRLSESKTNPIKYF from the coding sequence ATGATTGTAAAACAAGTAATTGCCATTTTAGAAGAGTTAGCCCCATTAGCATATGCAGAAGATTTTGATAATATAGGACTTCTAGTAGGAGACCAACAAAGTGAAGTTTCGGGTATTCTTGTTACGTTAGATACATTAGAAAATGTGGTAGATGAAGCCATAGCTACCAATTGTAATTTAATAGTAAGTTTTCATCCTATTATTTTTAGTGGGCTAAAAAAAATCACAGGAGCTAATTACGTGCAACGTGTTGTGATTAAAGCCATACAAAATAACATTTCTATTTACAGCATGCATACCGCTTTAGATAATTCTGACCAAGGAGTAAATGCTAAAATTTGTGAAGTTTTAGGACTGCAAAATTCTAAAATTCTAATTCCTCAAAAAGGAACTATAAAAAAACTTAGCACTTATGTTCCAAAGAATGATGCGGAACAACTAAAAAAAATACTGTACAAAGCAGGTGCAGGGAATATAGGTAATTATAGTAATTGTAGTTTTACTGTTGATGGTGTTGGGAGCTACAAAGCTAATGAAAAAGCAAAACCAATAAAAGGAGAAATAGGAAAAACACATTTTGAAGAAGAAACTCAAATTTCTATTACTTTTGAAAAAGCAGTTGAACAAAATGTAATCAAAGTACTTTTAGAACATCATCCTTATGAAGAAGTCGCTTATGAACTCACCACTTTAGAAAACACAAATCAAAATATAGGCATAGGAATGTATGGAACATTTGTAAATTCTATGCCTGAGAGCCAATTTTTAGACTTCTTAAAAGAAAAAATGGAGGTAAAATGCATTCGACATTCAAATTTATTAGGCAAGCCAGTAAAAACTGTAGCAGTTCTTGGAGGTAGCGGTTCTTTTGCAATAAGCGCCGCAAAGGCTGTAAACGCTGATGTTTTCATCACTGCTGACTTAAAATATCATCAATTTTATGAGGCTGAAGGCAAAATACTTCTAGCAGATATCGGACACTATGAAACTGAGCAGTTTACAAAAAATTTATTAGTTGACTATCTTACGAAAAAAATTCCTAATTTTGCAGTCCGTTTATCGGAAAGCAAAACAAATCCCATCAAGTATTTTTAA
- the lpxK gene encoding tetraacyldisaccharide 4'-kinase — MRILRILAFPISLIYACVVYVRNFLFDIGFLKSREYKTPTVCVGNLSVGGTGKTPMIEFLLQTFQTDYTIAVLSRGYGRKSDGYQVASEVSTVEVLGDEPYQIAQKFPGVTVAVDASRQNGITKLESTVAPDLILLDDAFQHRKVTSRFSMLLTAYDNRYVTDWYLPTGNLRDSKKEAGRADIIIVTKCPEHLSVKEQEKIIGEIKPIKKQKVLFSYLHYKDQLNGLDKELRMADIKTKRVTLVTGIANPKPLLAYLLTKGIVVKQHLNFRDHHFFSATEIANFNAQECILTTEKDYVRLKGKVANLYYISIEHQFLNNGGEVLKEAIKTLLK, encoded by the coding sequence ATGCGCATACTAAGAATATTAGCTTTTCCAATTTCATTGATATATGCTTGCGTGGTGTATGTTCGTAATTTTTTATTTGACATTGGTTTTTTAAAATCTAGGGAATATAAGACACCTACCGTTTGTGTGGGAAACCTAAGTGTAGGTGGAACAGGAAAAACCCCTATGATTGAATTTTTATTACAGACATTTCAAACTGATTATACTATAGCGGTATTAAGTAGGGGGTATGGTAGAAAATCTGATGGCTACCAAGTAGCTTCAGAAGTTTCTACGGTAGAGGTTTTAGGAGATGAGCCTTATCAAATTGCACAAAAATTTCCTGGGGTAACCGTTGCGGTAGATGCTAGCCGGCAAAATGGAATAACGAAACTTGAGAGTACAGTAGCTCCAGATTTAATCTTATTAGATGATGCTTTTCAACATAGAAAGGTAACATCTAGATTTTCTATGTTGCTAACGGCTTACGATAATCGCTATGTAACCGATTGGTATTTGCCTACAGGAAATCTTCGTGACAGCAAAAAAGAGGCGGGCAGGGCAGATATAATTATTGTAACAAAATGTCCAGAACACTTATCGGTAAAAGAACAAGAAAAAATAATTGGTGAAATTAAACCGATTAAAAAACAAAAGGTTTTGTTTAGCTATTTGCATTATAAAGACCAATTAAATGGTTTAGATAAAGAGTTGCGCATGGCAGATATAAAAACCAAGAGAGTAACTTTAGTTACTGGTATAGCTAACCCAAAACCTTTATTAGCCTATTTGTTGACAAAGGGTATTGTTGTAAAGCAACATCTAAACTTTAGAGATCATCACTTTTTCTCTGCCACTGAAATAGCAAATTTTAATGCTCAAGAATGTATTCTTACAACAGAAAAAGATTATGTTAGATTAAAAGGTAAGGTTGCTAATTTGTATTACATCTCCATAGAACATCAGTTTTTAAATAATGGAGGTGAAGTACTTAAAGAAGCTATTAAAACACTGCTTAAGTGA
- a CDS encoding zinc ribbon domain-containing protein produces MATKTETTVEQKLRALYDLQLIDSRVDEIRNIRGELPLEVEDLEDEVLGLKTRMEKLKTDVETINYEITAKKNMIDDAKTLMKKYTEQQKNVRNSREFNSISKEIEFQELEIQLAEKNIKEFKAQIDQKKTVVSSTKERYSERESHLKHKKGELNAILAETEKEEKALLIKSENYQNDIEDRLVIAYKRIRANVKNGLAVVPIERGASGGSFFTIPPQVQVEIASRKKIITDEHSGRILVDPVLAEEEQEKMQAMFSKL; encoded by the coding sequence ATGGCAACAAAAACAGAAACAACAGTAGAGCAAAAATTAAGAGCGTTGTATGATTTGCAATTAATTGATTCTAGAGTTGACGAAATACGCAATATCAGAGGTGAATTACCTTTAGAGGTTGAAGATTTAGAAGATGAAGTATTAGGCCTGAAAACTAGAATGGAAAAGCTTAAGACTGATGTTGAGACAATCAATTATGAGATCACTGCAAAGAAGAACATGATTGACGATGCTAAAACATTGATGAAAAAATATACTGAACAACAAAAAAATGTTCGTAACAGTAGAGAGTTTAACTCTATTTCTAAAGAAATTGAATTTCAAGAATTAGAAATTCAACTAGCTGAAAAGAACATCAAAGAATTTAAAGCGCAAATAGATCAGAAAAAAACAGTTGTTTCAAGTACAAAAGAGCGTTACTCTGAAAGAGAATCTCACTTGAAGCATAAAAAGGGTGAATTGAATGCCATTTTAGCTGAAACTGAAAAAGAAGAGAAAGCACTTTTAATTAAATCTGAAAATTATCAAAATGATATTGAAGATCGTTTAGTTATTGCTTACAAACGTATTCGTGCTAATGTAAAAAATGGTTTAGCGGTTGTACCTATCGAAAGAGGTGCTTCTGGAGGTTCTTTCTTTACTATTCCACCACAAGTACAAGTAGAAATTGCTTCTCGTAAAAAAATTATTACAGATGAGCACAGTGGTCGTATTTTAGTTGATCCTGTTTTAGCTGAAGAAGAGCAAGAAAAAATGCAAGCAATGTTTTCTAAACTATAA
- a CDS encoding RNA polymerase sigma factor — protein sequence MSALLENHIVELLHERNEKAISLLYENYSDTLYGVAYKVVKDEMLAQDVLQESFVKIWKKADSYDPSKAKLFTWLFRITRNTAIDKLRSSKTKTDKEIQLDVSDVYKVGIEGINPDFIDMRENLLKIDSKYKIVLEALFFDGMTQQEASDELDIPLGTIKSRLKIGLRELRKIYIEPVILLFLLTLIA from the coding sequence ATGAGCGCACTACTCGAAAACCATATTGTTGAATTACTGCATGAACGCAATGAAAAAGCCATTTCGCTACTTTATGAAAATTATAGCGATACGCTTTATGGGGTAGCCTATAAAGTTGTAAAAGATGAGATGCTTGCACAAGATGTATTACAAGAAAGCTTTGTAAAAATCTGGAAGAAAGCAGACAGTTATGATCCTAGCAAAGCAAAATTATTTACCTGGTTGTTTCGTATTACAAGAAATACTGCTATAGATAAATTAAGAAGCAGTAAAACTAAAACCGATAAAGAAATCCAATTAGATGTTTCTGACGTATATAAGGTAGGTATTGAAGGTATAAATCCTGATTTCATAGACATGCGAGAGAATCTTTTAAAAATAGATTCTAAATATAAAATTGTTCTTGAAGCCTTGTTTTTTGATGGCATGACGCAGCAAGAAGCAAGTGACGAATTAGACATTCCGCTTGGCACTATTAAATCTCGATTGAAAATCGGTCTACGTGAATTGCGAAAAATTTATATAGAGCCTGTGATACTGCTATTTTTATTAACCTTAATAGCATAA
- a CDS encoding tetratricopeptide repeat-containing hybrid sensor histidine kinase/response regulator — translation MALLFALFFWQTTFSQDSTATYKEIEDYFIVAQTYKNQDKLDLSLESIYKALKKAEKLEDIKAIIDCYHELALLYLKLDKTDQSIQLWQRADVLLKDSEYPYGSATHRYIDALHLIKDQKYYLANHELDKANKITNVRNLTLHILLAKGFIYLELPKYSEAEKNFNSLIVNNDTNEKDYIASRAFLGLALLNSKTNNPEKGIEYALQGLEIATKNDFYYEILELNQYLADTSEKLSLYEKALLYNKNLVQIKDSIYNETKIKTEAKKADNIYFETQKNTIANLTRENEQLKASSSRTEITAILTSAFLTIISLLAVSLYRNNQIKLKTNDLLQTKNNELEASRDAAVKAMETKTNFLSTVSHELRTPLYAVTGLTHLLLEENPSESQKEHLKALKFSGDYLLSFINDILQLNKIDADKLEAVNTEFSLKKVLSEVISSLQQSAKENKTKISLDYDDTIPKSLLSDSMKLSQILINLVGNGLKFTKKGEVTVIAKLLSKVEDDVVIYFEVKDTGIGISEDQITNIFESFEQGSIQINREYGGTGLGLTIVKSLLGLFNSKIDLKSELGNGSSFFFELKMKSKNSTTEDVSLEAEPQEYVFEGLHLLIVEDNKINQVITKKMLIKKGMTCDIASNGTDAVEMVSQTKYDAILMDIHMPGISGEEATILIRKFNRHTPIIALTAISLDDSLESFYAAGCNDVVTKPFKPEVFYQKIGENIFNPKPLT, via the coding sequence ATGGCACTCCTTTTTGCCTTATTCTTTTGGCAAACTACATTTTCCCAAGACTCAACGGCTACCTACAAAGAAATAGAAGATTACTTTATTGTAGCACAAACTTATAAAAACCAAGACAAGCTAGATCTATCATTAGAATCTATCTACAAAGCATTAAAAAAAGCTGAAAAACTAGAAGACATAAAAGCAATCATAGATTGCTATCATGAATTAGCATTGCTATACTTAAAGCTCGACAAAACAGATCAATCCATACAGCTTTGGCAAAGAGCAGACGTTCTTTTAAAAGATTCCGAATACCCTTATGGTAGTGCCACCCACAGATATATAGATGCCTTACACTTAATAAAAGACCAAAAATATTATCTAGCAAATCATGAACTAGACAAGGCTAACAAAATTACTAATGTTAGAAATCTAACATTACATATTTTATTAGCAAAGGGTTTTATATACCTAGAATTACCAAAATATAGTGAAGCTGAAAAAAACTTTAACTCGCTTATTGTTAATAATGACACTAATGAAAAAGACTATATTGCTTCAAGAGCATTTTTAGGACTTGCATTATTAAATTCAAAAACTAACAACCCAGAGAAAGGTATTGAATATGCGCTTCAAGGTTTAGAGATTGCTACGAAGAATGATTTTTATTATGAAATACTAGAATTAAATCAATATCTAGCAGATACTAGTGAAAAACTTAGCTTATACGAAAAAGCTTTACTTTACAACAAAAATCTTGTACAAATAAAAGATTCTATTTACAACGAAACTAAAATAAAAACGGAAGCTAAAAAGGCTGATAACATTTATTTTGAAACACAAAAAAACACCATTGCTAACCTTACTAGAGAAAATGAGCAGCTAAAAGCGTCAAGTAGTAGAACAGAAATAACGGCTATATTAACCTCTGCTTTCTTAACCATAATCTCTTTACTGGCGGTTTCATTATATAGAAATAACCAAATTAAATTAAAAACCAACGATTTACTGCAAACTAAAAATAATGAATTAGAAGCTTCCCGTGATGCTGCTGTTAAAGCCATGGAAACCAAAACTAATTTCCTATCTACAGTTAGCCACGAATTACGCACACCACTATATGCGGTAACAGGCCTAACCCACTTACTTCTTGAAGAGAACCCGAGTGAGAGTCAGAAAGAACATCTAAAGGCCTTAAAATTCTCTGGAGACTACCTGTTAAGTTTTATCAATGACATCTTACAATTAAATAAAATTGACGCAGATAAACTAGAAGCTGTAAATACAGAGTTCAGCCTTAAAAAAGTTCTCTCAGAGGTAATTAGCTCACTACAACAAAGTGCTAAAGAAAATAAAACTAAAATTTCACTTGATTACGATGATACTATTCCAAAAAGTCTTCTGAGTGATTCCATGAAACTTTCTCAAATTTTAATAAACCTTGTTGGAAACGGATTGAAGTTCACAAAAAAAGGAGAAGTAACTGTCATCGCTAAATTATTAAGCAAAGTAGAAGATGATGTTGTTATTTACTTTGAAGTCAAAGACACCGGTATAGGCATATCTGAAGATCAAATTACAAATATTTTTGAAAGCTTTGAACAAGGTTCTATACAAATAAATAGAGAGTACGGAGGTACAGGTCTTGGTTTAACAATTGTAAAAAGCTTATTAGGGTTATTTAATAGCAAAATAGATTTAAAAAGTGAGTTAGGAAACGGAAGCTCATTTTTCTTCGAATTGAAAATGAAAAGTAAAAACAGTACAACTGAAGACGTTAGCCTTGAAGCTGAACCTCAGGAATATGTTTTTGAAGGACTACATTTACTTATCGTGGAAGACAACAAAATAAATCAAGTCATCACCAAAAAAATGTTGATTAAAAAAGGAATGACGTGCGACATTGCTAGTAATGGCACAGATGCTGTAGAAATGGTATCACAAACCAAATACGATGCCATATTAATGGATATTCATATGCCTGGAATAAGTGGCGAAGAAGCTACAATTCTAATTCGTAAGTTTAACAGACACACTCCTATCATAGCGCTAACAGCAATTTCTCTTGATGATAGTTTAGAGAGTTTTTATGCGGCCGGATGTAATGATGTAGTTACTAAACCGTTTAAACCTGAAGTATTCTATCAAAAAATTGGAGAAAACATTTTTAATCCAAAACCACTCACTTAA
- the lipA gene encoding lipoyl synthase: MSDSAVKSVLPPQGKPKWLRVKLPTGKKYTQLRGLVDKYNLHTICTSGSCPNMGECWGEGTATFMILGNVCTRSCGFCGVKTGRPEDVDWEEPEKVARSIKIMEIKHAVITSVDRDDIKDMGSIIWAETVKAIRRMNPKTTLETLIPDFQGIETHLDRIIAVNPEVVSHNMETVKRLTREVRIQAKYERSLEVLRYLGANGINRTKSGIMLGLGELEEEVIQTMKDLRGVNVDVITIGQYLQPSKKHLPVKEFITPEQFKKYEEIGLEMGFRHVESGALVRSSYKAHKHIH, encoded by the coding sequence ATGAGCGATAGCGCAGTAAAAAGTGTTTTACCACCACAAGGAAAACCGAAATGGTTACGCGTAAAACTACCTACAGGAAAGAAATATACACAACTTCGAGGATTAGTAGACAAATACAATTTACACACCATTTGCACATCGGGCAGTTGCCCAAATATGGGTGAATGCTGGGGAGAAGGGACTGCTACATTTATGATTTTAGGTAATGTTTGTACTCGCTCATGTGGTTTCTGTGGTGTAAAAACGGGCAGACCAGAAGATGTGGATTGGGAAGAGCCAGAAAAAGTTGCTCGTTCTATTAAAATAATGGAAATTAAACATGCTGTTATTACTTCTGTAGATAGAGATGACATTAAAGATATGGGATCTATTATCTGGGCAGAAACGGTAAAAGCTATTCGTAGAATGAACCCCAAAACAACACTTGAAACATTAATTCCTGATTTTCAAGGTATTGAAACACACTTAGACCGTATTATAGCCGTTAATCCAGAAGTAGTTTCTCATAATATGGAAACGGTAAAAAGACTAACAAGAGAGGTTAGAATACAAGCTAAATACGAACGTAGTCTTGAAGTGCTTCGCTATTTAGGCGCTAATGGTATTAACAGAACAAAATCTGGTATCATGCTTGGCTTAGGAGAACTTGAAGAAGAGGTTATCCAAACCATGAAAGATTTAAGAGGTGTTAATGTAGATGTAATCACTATTGGTCAATATTTACAACCCAGTAAAAAACATTTACCCGTAAAAGAGTTTATTACGCCAGAACAATTCAAAAAATATGAAGAAATAGGATTAGAAATGGGCTTTAGACACGTAGAAAGTGGTGCGCTCGTTAGATCTTCATATAAAGCACATAAGCATATCCATTAA
- the murB gene encoding UDP-N-acetylmuramate dehydrogenase, translated as MKINNNVSLLTYNTFGINAKARFFCEITTIEELELVLKLEEYPNKFVISGGSNMLLTKDIDALVLYLNLKGITMVSESDTEVVINVMAGENWHQLVLWTLEQDYGGLENMSLIPGNTGTSPIQNIGAYGVELKDTFESCEAMEIATQEIKSFSKEDCCFGYRESFFKNEGKGKYIITSVNLKLSKKDHVLNTSYGAIDQELQHMGITAPTIKDVSNAVIAIRKSKLPDPAELGNSGSFFKNPIIHKIDFLRFSEKHPEAPFYKLSEENYKIPAGWLIEQSGFKGKRYGDAGVHKNQALVLVNYGTATGKEIVDLAHKIIDTVYAKFNIRILPEVNVI; from the coding sequence ATGAAAATTAACAACAATGTATCTTTATTAACGTATAATACGTTCGGTATTAATGCCAAGGCACGTTTTTTTTGTGAAATTACTACGATAGAAGAACTTGAGTTAGTTTTAAAACTTGAGGAATATCCTAATAAATTTGTTATTAGCGGAGGTAGCAATATGTTGCTAACTAAAGATATTGATGCTTTGGTCCTGTATTTAAACTTAAAGGGAATTACAATGGTTTCAGAATCTGACACCGAAGTTGTCATTAATGTTATGGCAGGCGAAAACTGGCATCAACTAGTACTCTGGACCTTAGAACAGGATTATGGTGGCTTAGAAAACATGTCTTTGATCCCTGGTAACACAGGAACATCTCCTATTCAAAATATTGGCGCCTATGGTGTTGAATTAAAAGATACGTTTGAATCTTGTGAAGCAATGGAAATAGCTACTCAGGAGATTAAAAGCTTCAGTAAGGAAGATTGTTGCTTTGGGTATCGAGAATCTTTTTTTAAAAATGAAGGCAAAGGAAAATACATTATAACATCCGTAAATTTAAAATTATCTAAGAAAGATCATGTGCTAAATACCTCTTATGGTGCTATAGATCAAGAATTACAGCACATGGGTATTACAGCACCCACCATTAAAGATGTATCCAATGCTGTAATTGCAATTAGAAAAAGTAAATTACCCGATCCTGCTGAATTAGGAAATAGCGGTAGTTTTTTCAAAAATCCGATTATCCATAAAATTGATTTTCTTCGTTTTTCGGAGAAGCACCCAGAAGCTCCATTCTACAAGCTGTCAGAAGAAAACTACAAAATACCTGCAGGTTGGCTTATTGAACAAAGTGGATTTAAAGGCAAAAGGTACGGTGATGCTGGTGTTCACAAGAATCAAGCTTTAGTTTTAGTAAATTATGGCACAGCAACCGGAAAAGAAATAGTAGATTTGGCGCACAAAATTATAGATACTGTTTATGCAAAATTCAATATTCGTATCTTGCCAGAAGTTAATGTGATATAA
- a CDS encoding anti-sigma factor: MKEKIKLFLDTDLLEKYLLGTTTDLETLQVERYIAMYPEVRKIYTELQDNLEEFAKSYAVKTPEGLKEQILNRIKAQNSTRRKFMSYAVAASVVALLFASASYFFYNQNLNLQEENSMVTNQIKLLEADMKERLEDVRNQFIVLNNPDTKQYKLTGNKKAKDLKAVAYVNPVKKLSYINVQNLPHLEEGQCLQMWAEVNGKMLNLGVIGEAGAKDNLLAIPYSKDAVGYITIEQEGGNETPTVDNIVANIAF, from the coding sequence ATGAAAGAAAAAATCAAATTATTTTTAGATACTGATCTTCTTGAAAAGTATTTATTAGGTACAACAACAGATTTAGAAACGCTACAAGTAGAGCGCTATATTGCCATGTACCCAGAGGTTAGAAAAATCTACACTGAGTTACAAGATAACTTAGAAGAGTTTGCTAAATCTTATGCTGTGAAAACACCAGAAGGTTTAAAAGAACAAATTTTAAACAGAATTAAAGCACAAAACTCAACCAGAAGAAAGTTTATGAGTTATGCGGTTGCTGCTAGCGTTGTCGCATTATTATTTGCTTCAGCTTCTTATTTCTTTTACAATCAGAATTTAAATTTACAAGAAGAGAATTCTATGGTTACCAATCAGATTAAGCTTTTAGAAGCTGATATGAAGGAGCGCTTAGAAGATGTCAGAAATCAATTTATTGTATTAAACAATCCAGATACTAAACAATACAAACTTACGGGAAACAAAAAAGCTAAAGATTTAAAAGCTGTAGCTTATGTAAACCCTGTTAAAAAATTATCTTACATTAATGTACAAAATCTTCCCCATCTAGAGGAGGGTCAATGTTTACAAATGTGGGCAGAAGTAAATGGCAAAATGCTAAATCTTGGTGTTATTGGAGAAGCTGGAGCCAAAGATAATTTATTAGCCATTCCTTACTCTAAAGATGCAGTAGGCTATATTACGATAGAACAAGAAGGCGGTAATGAAACCCCTACAGTAGACAATATAGTAGCGAATATCGCTTTTTAA
- a CDS encoding DUF4174 domain-containing protein yields MKHILKYVTILTCFFFYSPITMAQDISDFKWKNRVLLLVDTELNSENIKQQIKVFEGLHDAFQERDIIYFIITSKGSYDSDKQLLNLKGLETYYHKDFSGLILLGKDGGIKLKTPFIVTAKTIISLIDSMPMRQSEMNSPRSIKLQ; encoded by the coding sequence ATGAAGCATATACTTAAATATGTAACGATACTTACTTGCTTTTTCTTTTACTCACCTATTACAATGGCTCAAGATATATCAGATTTTAAATGGAAAAATAGAGTTCTACTGCTTGTAGATACGGAATTAAACAGCGAAAACATTAAGCAACAAATTAAAGTCTTTGAAGGGCTGCATGATGCTTTTCAAGAAAGAGATATCATCTATTTCATTATCACCTCAAAAGGCAGCTACGATAGCGATAAACAGCTACTAAATCTCAAAGGACTTGAAACATACTACCACAAGGATTTTAGCGGATTAATTTTATTAGGCAAAGATGGCGGTATAAAATTAAAAACTCCTTTTATTGTAACTGCAAAAACTATCATCTCATTAATAGACTCCATGCCTATGCGGCAAAGTGAAATGAATTCGCCGCGTTCAATAAAATTACAATAA